In the Oncorhynchus keta strain PuntledgeMale-10-30-2019 chromosome 14, Oket_V2, whole genome shotgun sequence genome, one interval contains:
- the bcl2l16 gene encoding BCL2 like 16: protein MGQSEGLESRGGINSPDPLVREAYLMLHDYINYVIAGPDGHIGPPPTATAAALRHAGDELLVRFPIFFRRWPRVFHDVTEATACPMLTAILDEHFATTTPGGRRRDLAWSAVLSVYVLAGQMALHCHERGMGGILPQLKECVGGYVERVICPEIRDKGGWTGFVSRFGQKQDLEGQVKKVCCWTLLLLATSILSYFLWKRIKS, encoded by the exons ATGGGTCAGTCAGAGGGGCTAGAGAGCAGGGGTGGCATAAACAGCCCTGACCCCCTGGTACGAGAGGCCTATCTGATGTTACATGACTATATAAACTATGTGATCGCAGGGCCCGACGGCCACATTGGCCCACCCCCTACTGCCACAGCAGCAGCCCTGCGCCATGCTGGGGATGAGCTGCTAGTTAGGTTCCCCATCTTCTTCAGGCGTTGGCCACGCGTCTTCCACGATGTGACCGAGGCCACAGCCTGTCCCATGCTAACCGCCATCCTGGATGAGCACTTTGCCACCACCACCCCCGGGGGGCGCCGACGGGACCTGGCCTGGAGTGCGGTGCTGTCTGTGTATGTGCTGGCTGGCCAGATGGCCCTGCATTGCCATGAGAGGGGCATGGGCGGAATCCTGCCCCAGCTTAAggagtgtgtggggggttacgTGGAGAGGGTCATCTGTCCAGAGATTCGGGACAAGGGTGGATGG ACAGGCTTTGTGTCCCGCTTTGGGCAGAAGCAGGACTTGGAGGGCCAGGTGAAGAAGGTGTGTTGCTGGACTCTACTGCTATTGGCTACCAGTATCCTGTCCTATTTCCTGTGGAAACGAATAAAATCTTAA
- the LOC118375650 gene encoding tubulin beta-1 chain — MREIVHLQAGQCGNQIGAKFWEVISDEHGIDPTGTYHGDSDLQLDRINVYYNEASGGKYVPRAVLVDLEPGTMDSVRSGPFGQIFRPDNFVFGQSGAGNNWAKGHYTEGAELVDSVLDVVRKEAESCDCLQGFQLTHSLGGGTGSGMGTLLISKIREEYPDRIMNTFSVVPSPKVSDTVVEPYNATLSVHQLVENTDETFCIDNEALYDICFRTLKLTTPSYGDLNHLVSATMSGVTTCLRFPGQLNADLRKLAVNMVPFPRLHFFMPGFAPLTSRGSQQYRSLTVPELTQQMFDAKNMMAACDPRHGRYLTVAAIFRGRMSMKEVDEQMLNVQNKNSSYFVEWIPNNVKTAVCDIPPRGLKMAATFIGNSTAIQELFKRISEQFTAMFRRKAFLHWYTGEGMDEMEFTEAESNMNDLVSEYQQYQDATAEEEGEFEEEGEEELA, encoded by the exons ATGAGGGAAATCGTGCATCTTCAGGCTGGACAGTGTGGAAACCAGATCGGCGCTAAG TTCTGGGAGGTGATCAGTGATGAGCATGGCATTGACCCAACTGGTACATACCATGGGGACAGTGACCTTCAGCTCGACAGGATCAACGTCTACTATAATGAAGCCTCAG GTGGTAAATACGTGCCTCGTGCCGTGCTTGTCGACTTGGAGCCAGGGACCATGGACTCTGTGAGATCTGGACCCTTCGGCCAAATCTTCAGACCTGACAACTTTGTGTTCG GCCAGAGTGGTGCTGGAAACAACTGGGCCAAGGGCCACTACACAGAGGGAGCTGAGCTGGTGGACTCAGTCCTGGATGTTGTGAGGAAGGAAGCCGAGAGCTGTGACTGTCTGCAAGGTTTCCAGCTCACCCACTCCCTGGGTGGGGGTACTGGCTCTGGCATGGGCACCCTGCTCATCAGCAAGATCCGTGAAGAGTACCCCGATCGCATCATGAACACCTTCAGCGTGGTGCCCTCACCCAAAGTATCAGACACTGTGGTGGAGCCCTACAATGCCACCCTGTCAGTCCACCAGCTAGTGGAGAACACTGACGAGACCTTCTGTATTGACAACGAGGCTCTCTACGACATCTGCTTCCGTACCCTCAAACTCACTACTCCCTCCTACGGCGACCTCAACCACCTGGTGTCAGCAACTATGAGCGGTGTCACAACCTGCCTGCGGTTCCCAGGACAGCTCAACGCTGACCTCCGTAAGCTTGCTGTCAACATGGTGCCCTTCCCCCGTCTCCACTTCTTCATGCCTGGCTTCGCCCCCCTCACCAGCAGGGGAAGCCAGCAGTACCGGTCCCTCACTGTGCCTGAGCTCACCCAGCAGATGTTCGATGCCAAGAACATGATGGCCGCCTGCGACCCCCGCCACGGACGCTACCTTACAGTGGCTGCCATCTTCCGTGGACGCATGTCCATGAAGGAAGTGGATGAGCAGATGCTGAACGTGCAGAACAAGAACAGCAGCTACTTCGTTGAATGGATCCCCAACAATGTCAAGACTGCAGTCTGCGACATTCCTCCCCGTGGCCTCAAGATGGCTGCTACCTTCATCGGCAACAGCACAGCCATCCAGGAGCTGTTCAAGCGTATCTCTGAGCAGTTCACTGCCATGTTCAGGCGTAAGGCTTTCCTCCATTGGTACACCGGAGAAGGTATGGACGAGATGGAGTTCACTGAGGCTGAGAGCAACATGAACGACCTGGTGTCTGAGTACCAGCAGTACCAAGATGCCACcgctgaggaggagggagagtttgaagaggagggagaagaggagctgGCCTAA